In the Deinococcus budaensis genome, one interval contains:
- a CDS encoding type II secretion system F family protein, with amino-acid sequence MPVYEYRVRDRSGKVLKSSMEAETLAQVRDALRAKNMMIVEIKPPKTGLNADIKIPGLSDRPPGLKQVAVFSKQLATLINAGVPLVQSLAILQKQIESKAFQAIIKAVRVDVEGGTPLSEALVKHPKVFNRLYINLVRAGETSGTLDSILERIAAFQEKELALRGKIKSAMTYPVVVLVFALGITYFLLTTIVPQFASILSQLNAPLPFITRMLMAVSDFLKSSGLLIFVFMAILVFAYRWTYKTPKGRHVIDDVKLRLPVFGNLLQKSAISSFARTFGLLISSGVNIIESLEITKGTANNAIVEDTIENAKNVVMVGDPLSGSLATSKVFPPMVVSMISIGEETGALDSMLGKVGDFYDREVDEAVDSLTAAIEPLMIVFLGGIVGTIVAGMFLPMFSIIGQLSQ; translated from the coding sequence ATGCCGGTCTACGAATACCGCGTCCGGGACCGCTCCGGGAAGGTCCTGAAGTCCTCGATGGAGGCCGAGACGCTCGCGCAGGTTCGCGACGCCCTGCGCGCCAAGAACATGATGATCGTCGAGATCAAGCCGCCCAAGACCGGCCTGAACGCGGACATCAAGATTCCCGGCCTCAGCGACCGCCCGCCGGGCCTCAAGCAGGTCGCGGTGTTTTCCAAACAGCTCGCCACCCTGATCAACGCGGGCGTGCCGCTGGTGCAGTCGCTGGCGATCTTGCAAAAGCAGATCGAGAGCAAGGCTTTTCAGGCGATCATCAAGGCGGTGCGGGTGGACGTGGAGGGCGGCACGCCCCTCAGCGAGGCGCTGGTCAAGCATCCCAAGGTCTTCAACCGGCTGTACATCAACCTGGTGCGTGCGGGCGAGACCAGCGGCACGCTCGACAGCATCCTGGAGCGCATCGCCGCCTTTCAGGAAAAAGAACTCGCCCTGCGCGGCAAGATCAAGAGTGCCATGACCTACCCGGTGGTCGTGCTGGTCTTCGCGCTGGGCATCACGTACTTCCTGCTGACCACCATCGTGCCGCAGTTCGCGTCCATCCTGTCGCAGCTCAACGCGCCGCTGCCTTTCATCACCCGGATGCTGATGGCGGTGTCGGACTTCCTGAAAAGCTCGGGGCTGCTGATTTTCGTCTTCATGGCCATCCTGGTCTTCGCCTACCGCTGGACCTACAAGACGCCCAAGGGACGGCACGTCATCGACGACGTGAAGCTGCGGCTGCCGGTGTTCGGCAACCTGCTGCAAAAAAGCGCGATCAGTTCCTTTGCGCGCACCTTCGGCCTCTTGATCAGCAGCGGCGTGAACATCATCGAGAGCCTGGAGATCACCAAGGGCACCGCCAACAACGCGATTGTGGAAGACACCATCGAAAACGCCAAGAACGTCGTGATGGTGGGCGATCCGCTGAGCGGCAGCCTGGCGACCAGCAAGGTCTTTCCCCCGATGGTGGTCAGCATGATCTCCATCGGCGAGGAGACGGGCGCGCTCGACTCCATGCTGGGCAAGGTGGGCGACTTCTACGACCGCGAAGTCGACGAGGCGGTCGACAGCCTGACCGCCGCCATCGAGCCGCTGATGATCGTCTTTCTGGGCGGGATCGTGGGGACCATCGTGGCGGGCATGTTTTTGCCGATGTTCTCGATTATCGGGCAGCTCAGTCAGTAA
- the glgC gene encoding glucose-1-phosphate adenylyltransferase yields MKPRVLGMILAGGQGSRLAPLTLKRSKPAVPFGSKYRIIDFAINNFINSGVFSIYVLTQYKAQSLTEHIQRGWRFGTFLQDYFITLVPAQMYRYEELGAVWYRGTADAVYQNMHLIDNFEADYVAIFSGDHIYKMNVEHMLQSHIDARADVTIAAYPMPRTEAHRFGVMQVGDRGRVTQFLEKPADPPGIPGDPDTTLTSMGNYIFSRRALEELLDSSINDQHDGFDFGQDVIPRALNDGYHVQAYDFHRNPIPGQSGPNLYWRDVGTLDAYFEASLDLVSVNPEFDIYNPQWPLRTSSEFSPPAKFVHEAEGRKGQAFNTIMAGGVIVSGGTVRDSILSRNVHTHSYSLVESCVLFENVEVGRHSHLRRVIVDKDVTIPPGTKIGLDHEQDRARGFSVTESGVVVVPKSYTF; encoded by the coding sequence ATGAAACCACGTGTTCTGGGCATGATTCTCGCGGGCGGACAGGGTTCGCGGCTCGCACCCCTGACCCTCAAGCGCTCCAAGCCCGCCGTGCCGTTCGGCAGCAAGTACCGCATCATCGACTTCGCGATCAACAACTTCATCAACTCGGGCGTCTTCTCGATCTACGTGCTGACCCAGTACAAGGCCCAGAGCCTGACCGAGCACATCCAGCGCGGCTGGCGCTTCGGCACCTTTTTGCAGGACTACTTCATCACGCTGGTGCCCGCGCAGATGTACCGCTACGAGGAACTCGGGGCCGTGTGGTACCGGGGCACCGCCGACGCCGTGTACCAAAACATGCACCTGATCGACAACTTCGAGGCCGACTACGTGGCGATCTTCTCGGGCGACCACATCTACAAGATGAATGTGGAGCATATGCTCCAGTCGCATATCGACGCCCGCGCCGACGTCACCATCGCGGCCTACCCGATGCCGCGCACGGAGGCGCACCGCTTCGGCGTGATGCAGGTCGGGGACCGCGGGCGCGTGACCCAGTTTCTGGAAAAGCCCGCCGACCCGCCCGGCATTCCCGGCGATCCCGACACCACCCTGACCAGCATGGGCAACTACATCTTCTCGCGCCGGGCGCTGGAAGAACTGCTCGACAGCAGCATCAACGACCAGCACGACGGCTTCGACTTCGGGCAGGACGTGATTCCGCGGGCGCTGAACGACGGCTACCACGTGCAGGCCTACGACTTTCACCGCAACCCCATTCCGGGGCAGAGCGGGCCGAACCTCTACTGGCGCGACGTGGGCACGCTCGACGCCTACTTCGAGGCCAGCCTCGACCTCGTCAGCGTGAATCCCGAGTTCGACATCTACAACCCCCAGTGGCCGCTGCGGACCAGCAGCGAGTTTTCTCCGCCCGCCAAGTTCGTCCACGAGGCCGAGGGACGCAAGGGGCAGGCGTTCAACACCATCATGGCCGGGGGCGTGATTGTCAGCGGCGGGACGGTGCGCGACTCGATCCTGAGCCGCAACGTCCACACCCACTCGTACTCGCTGGTCGAGAGCTGCGTGCTGTTCGAGAACGTGGAAGTCGGGCGCCACTCGCACCTGCGCCGGGTGATCGTGGACAAGGACGTGACCATTCCCCCCGGCACCAAGATCGGCCTCGACCACGAGCAGGACCGCGCGCGCGGCTTCAGCGTGACCGAGAGCGGCGTGGTGGTCGTGCCCAAGAGCTACACCTTCTGA
- the miaA gene encoding tRNA (adenosine(37)-N6)-dimethylallyltransferase MiaA: protein MTSQVPILTAPTAAGKTALALALSERFPLEVVAADAFTVYRGLDLGTAKPTPAERRAAPHHLLDVVDVTQTYDVARYVRQAEAAIADVLARGRVPLVVGGTGFYLSGLVRGLPLTPPADPAVRAEVEADLAARGLDALLAEVERASPAEARRLERNPRRVVRALEVHRRTGRFPGEFGSTVPAFAYRVFAFTWPWPELEARIAARVGQMLAGGWPQEAAWLAAQVPPDGDPRPTVWQALGYREALAVHRGELSPQAAGERITLATRQYAKRQLTWTRTQLGAPPSSPQAAVGALGAWLGRWPSGEER, encoded by the coding sequence GTGACCAGCCAGGTTCCCATCCTCACGGCCCCGACGGCGGCAGGCAAGACGGCGCTGGCGCTGGCGTTGAGTGAGCGCTTTCCGCTGGAGGTGGTGGCCGCCGACGCCTTCACGGTGTACCGGGGGCTGGACCTGGGCACGGCCAAGCCCACGCCCGCCGAGCGCCGCGCCGCGCCCCACCACCTGCTCGACGTGGTGGACGTGACGCAGACCTACGACGTGGCCCGCTACGTGCGCCAGGCCGAGGCCGCCATCGCGGACGTGCTCGCGCGGGGCCGGGTGCCGCTGGTGGTGGGCGGCACCGGCTTTTACCTCTCGGGGCTGGTGCGCGGGCTGCCGCTGACCCCACCTGCCGATCCGGCGGTGCGCGCCGAGGTGGAAGCCGACCTCGCTGCGCGCGGCCTGGACGCCCTGCTGGCCGAGGTGGAGCGCGCGAGTCCTGCCGAGGCCCGGCGGCTGGAGCGCAATCCCCGCCGGGTGGTCCGCGCCCTGGAGGTTCACCGCCGCACCGGGCGCTTTCCCGGAGAGTTCGGCTCCACCGTGCCCGCCTTCGCCTACCGCGTCTTTGCCTTTACCTGGCCCTGGCCCGAGCTGGAGGCGCGCATCGCGGCGCGGGTGGGACAGATGCTGGCGGGCGGCTGGCCGCAGGAGGCCGCCTGGCTCGCCGCGCAGGTGCCGCCGGACGGGGACCCGCGCCCGACCGTCTGGCAGGCGCTGGGCTACCGCGAGGCGCTGGCCGTCCACCGGGGCGAGCTGTCCCCGCAGGCCGCCGGGGAGCGCATCACCCTCGCCACCCGGCAGTACGCCAAGCGGCAGCTGACCTGGACCCGCACGCAACTGGGTGCCCCGCCCTCGTCCCCGCAGGCGGCGGTCGGGGCGCTGGGAGCCTGGCTGGGCCGCTGGCCCTCCGGCGAGGAACGCTGA
- a CDS encoding Hsp20/alpha crystallin family protein has product MNEPVLARLQQLMTLREEVETLGAGGPWTPPADWVDGDRHLLLLLDVPGVDPDSLELQEEGRTLTVAGRRELPGRTLRAERPGGTFTRTLTFPEPVVPQSGQASLNAGVLSVRFEKRHPTIDVNATESGKAGQD; this is encoded by the coding sequence ATGAACGAGCCGGTTCTCGCCCGATTGCAGCAGCTCATGACCCTGCGGGAGGAGGTCGAGACCCTCGGGGCGGGCGGTCCCTGGACGCCGCCCGCCGACTGGGTGGACGGCGACCGCCACCTGCTGCTGCTGCTCGACGTGCCGGGAGTGGACCCGGACAGCCTGGAGCTTCAGGAAGAAGGCCGGACCCTGACCGTCGCGGGCCGCCGCGAGCTGCCCGGGCGCACCCTGCGCGCCGAGCGTCCCGGCGGAACCTTTACCCGCACCCTGACCTTTCCGGAACCGGTGGTGCCCCAGAGCGGCCAGGCCAGCCTGAACGCCGGGGTCCTGAGCGTGCGCTTCGAAAAGCGCCACCCCACCATCGACGTGAACGCCACCGAGTCCGGGAAGGCGGGGCAGGACTGA
- a CDS encoding acyltransferase family protein translates to MTQRFLSLDSLRGLAALTVMFGHYVNVLPAFYPPWQAGSTPLVHALSYSPLHLFWDGHAAVILFFVLSGFVLSLPFWQGRALPYGTFMIRRVARIWGPYIVVMALALALSALIRPQGAPELSAWFNLPWHDRSLKTIGEHALLIGPLTNDATLNPVIWSLRHELRMSLVFPLLMLPLLWGGRWGGPALLVLLTGLSYYGFHDNTWDTLRYAYLFVLGALLARFAPRLPLEWEALEKWQRVAVGVAALALYTLPWWWQGTVAPSANRSMLNDWAIALGAGLMMAVALGSPWAKRILHTAPLVWLGRISYSLYLWHAVVLLLVVHLLRGVLPLWVLLPGAAALSLLVAHTSERVLERPLIALGKRLGRQAPSPSAATSATD, encoded by the coding sequence ATGACTCAGCGGTTCTTGAGCCTGGACTCTCTGCGCGGCCTCGCCGCCCTCACCGTGATGTTCGGTCACTATGTCAATGTCCTTCCAGCGTTCTACCCGCCGTGGCAGGCAGGAAGCACGCCCCTCGTCCACGCCCTGAGTTACTCGCCTCTGCACCTCTTCTGGGACGGCCATGCGGCGGTGATCCTGTTTTTCGTGCTCAGTGGGTTCGTGCTCTCCCTGCCCTTCTGGCAAGGCCGGGCGCTCCCCTACGGCACGTTCATGATTCGGCGTGTGGCCCGTATCTGGGGGCCGTACATCGTCGTCATGGCCCTGGCCCTGGCCCTCAGCGCCTTGATCCGGCCGCAGGGCGCTCCCGAGTTGAGCGCCTGGTTCAATCTGCCCTGGCATGACCGCAGCCTCAAGACCATCGGCGAGCATGCCCTGCTGATCGGACCCTTGACGAACGACGCGACCCTCAATCCTGTGATCTGGTCCCTGCGGCACGAATTGCGGATGTCGCTGGTGTTTCCCCTCCTGATGTTGCCCCTGCTCTGGGGCGGCCGGTGGGGTGGCCCCGCCCTGCTGGTCCTGCTGACCGGGCTGTCGTACTACGGGTTCCACGACAACACCTGGGACACGCTGCGTTACGCCTACCTGTTCGTCCTGGGAGCGCTGCTCGCCCGCTTCGCCCCGCGGCTGCCCCTGGAATGGGAAGCCCTGGAAAAGTGGCAGCGGGTGGCTGTGGGCGTGGCGGCTCTGGCGCTCTATACCCTGCCGTGGTGGTGGCAGGGCACGGTTGCGCCGTCCGCCAACCGCTCGATGCTCAACGACTGGGCGATTGCGTTGGGCGCTGGCCTGATGATGGCGGTGGCCCTTGGGTCCCCCTGGGCAAAGCGCATCCTGCACACTGCGCCGCTGGTCTGGCTGGGACGCATCTCCTACTCGTTGTACCTCTGGCACGCGGTGGTGCTGCTGCTCGTCGTCCATCTGCTGCGGGGAGTGCTGCCGCTGTGGGTGCTGCTGCCTGGGGCAGCGGCGTTGTCTCTCTTGGTGGCCCATACGTCTGAGCGCGTGCTGGAGCGCCCCTTGATCGCGTTGGGGAAACGTCTTGGACGGCAGGCCCCATCACCTTCGGCGGCTACGTCAGCCACCGATTAA
- a CDS encoding acyltransferase family protein: MSALPRDIPALTGLRSIAAWWVVLGHFGPWVLTLPGAALIAPLVHSGHIGVDVFFVLSGFILAHNYLHRFQGGASVGQWGGFLQQRLARIYPTHLVTLLVMLALVLLLGPLDTNVPYTPATFVANVFLVHAWGGPGLWTWNYPAWSISCEWAAYLAFPALAWAAMRVKTGWAALGLAAVSMVLTLAGMFVTAQADLEGAQPLIRIAGEFTAGVLLYRAVQFGSLDWLRNSWSPAVAALGVVSVAVTAVGVGVDALLAVPFAALLIPALALGSGSLVRWLSSPALVYWGKLSFGLYMTHGLVELLARRFLPAAEFAALPLWERLTWLALILAAVIGVAWLTYHTVEEPARKWLRQPRAAVVRQAAD, encoded by the coding sequence GTGTCTGCTCTCCCGCGTGATATCCCGGCCCTCACCGGTCTCCGTTCCATTGCCGCCTGGTGGGTCGTGCTCGGCCACTTCGGTCCCTGGGTGCTCACGCTGCCGGGCGCGGCCCTGATCGCCCCGCTGGTCCACAGCGGGCATATCGGTGTGGATGTGTTCTTCGTCCTGTCGGGCTTCATCCTGGCCCACAACTACCTGCACCGCTTCCAGGGTGGCGCGAGTGTTGGGCAGTGGGGAGGCTTCCTGCAACAGCGGCTGGCGCGCATTTACCCCACCCACCTCGTCACGCTGCTGGTCATGCTGGCGTTGGTGCTGCTGCTCGGCCCGCTTGACACGAACGTGCCGTACACGCCAGCAACGTTCGTCGCCAACGTGTTCCTCGTGCACGCCTGGGGCGGTCCCGGCCTGTGGACGTGGAACTATCCGGCCTGGAGCATCAGCTGCGAGTGGGCGGCCTATCTCGCCTTCCCAGCGCTCGCCTGGGCGGCCATGCGCGTGAAAACGGGCTGGGCCGCGCTCGGATTGGCCGCCGTCAGCATGGTGCTCACGCTGGCAGGGATGTTCGTAACCGCGCAGGCCGATCTGGAGGGCGCGCAGCCGCTCATCCGGATCGCGGGAGAGTTCACGGCGGGCGTGCTGCTCTACCGCGCGGTGCAGTTTGGCTCGCTGGACTGGCTCCGCAACTCGTGGTCGCCTGCGGTGGCGGCGTTGGGCGTGGTGAGCGTGGCGGTTACGGCGGTTGGAGTGGGCGTGGATGCCCTGCTCGCGGTGCCGTTCGCGGCGCTGCTGATTCCCGCCCTCGCCCTCGGCTCCGGCTCCCTGGTCCGCTGGCTGTCCAGCCCGGCGCTGGTGTACTGGGGAAAGTTGAGCTTCGGGCTGTACATGACCCACGGCCTCGTGGAGCTGCTCGCCCGCCGCTTCCTGCCCGCTGCCGAGTTCGCGGCCCTGCCCCTCTGGGAGCGCCTCACCTGGCTGGCGCTCATCCTGGCCGCCGTGATCGGTGTAGCGTGGCTGACGTACCACACCGTCGAGGAGCCTGCTCGGAAGTGGCTGCGGCAGCCCCGGGCAGCGGTGGTACGTCAGGCGGCCGACTGA